From Alosa sapidissima isolate fAloSap1 chromosome 2, fAloSap1.pri, whole genome shotgun sequence, one genomic window encodes:
- the LOC121690381 gene encoding E3 ubiquitin-protein ligase TRIM39-like has product MGTKYEEDFCCIVCNDIFKDPVLLTCSHAVCEHCLKDFWEDIGAHKCPVCRRRSSKDQLLPNLVLKNLCETFWQERSQKPQAGCWALCKEHSEQLKFYCVEHDFPVCVVCQFDSKHTCHTIKPRNKFEPFDLKEELKLCLGRLKTKLEDLEEAQLAGDETTHCITARAIHIEKLITEEFEHLHRFLRDEEKVRLAIVRQEKEEKLQMLWEMSSRIRRKMTCLNDTIKAIQRKLEADGVTNLKDYQKNVEITDCKLQEPEKVSEILLNETKHLDKLKCEVIKQLRETDEKPALTLDHNTAHPDLVLSEDLTTVTFVENNPQRYDLYHSVLGSVGFDMGTHCWDVEVGDYPRWILGVMAESAKRKGDFTPMSGRWFMWRNDDEYAARSTPTPSTFLKVEQKPQRVRVQLDWNGGELSFFDADTFGHIHTLKDTFKEKVYPYFNTVFTLKVLQVDSGWMTAEDTGWTPIP; this is encoded by the exons ATGGGTACAAAATACGAAGAGGATTTCTGCTGCATCGTGTGCAATGACATCTTTAAGGACCCTGtgctcctgacatgcagccacGCTGTGTGTGAACACTGCCTAAAGGACTTCTGGGAGGACATCGGGGCGCATAAGTGTCCAGTCTGCAGGAGGAGGTCATCGAAGGATCAGCTTCTACCAAACCTGGTCTTGAAGAACCTGTGTGAGACGTTCTGGCAGGAGAGAAGTCAGAAACCTCAAGCAGGGTGCTGGGCGCTCTGTAAAGAGCACAGCGAGCAGCTCAAGTTCTACTGTGTGGAGCATGACTTCCCCGTGTGTGTCGTGTGCCAGTTCGACAGTAAACACACGTGCCACACCATCAAACCACGAAACAAGTTTGAACCGTTTGACCTTAAG GAGGAACTGAAGTTGTGTCTAGGGCGACTAAAGACCAAACTGGAAGACCTTGAAGAAGCACAACTCGCTGGAGATGAAACCACACACTGCATTACG GCTCGGGCCATACACATCGAGAAGCTGATCACGGAGGAGTTTGAGCACCTCCACCGGTTCCTGCGGGACGAGGAGAAGGTCCGGCTGGCCATCGTGAggcaggagaaggaggagaagctgCAGATGTTATGGGAGATGAGCAGCCGCATAAGGAGGAAGATGACCTGTCTAAACGACACTATCAAAGCCATACAAAGGAAATTGGAAGCAGATGGGGTCACAAACCTGAAG GATTACCAGAAAAACGTTGAAAT AACCGATTGCAAACTGCAGGAGCCAGAAAAAGTTTCAGAAATTCTGCTCAATGAGACGAAACACCTGGACAAACTGAAGTGCGAAGTCATAAAGCAGTTGAGAGAGACTGATGAGAAGC CTGCTTTGACTCTAGACCACAACACTGCACACCCAGATCTGGTCCTGTCTGAGGATCTGACCACTGTGACATTCGTTGAAAATAACCCACAGAGGTATGACTTGTACCACAGTGTGCTGGGCTCTGTGGGCTTTGACATGGGCACTCACTGCTGGGATGTGGAGGTTGGGGACTATCCACGCTGGATTCTGGGCGTGATGGCGGAGTCTGCTAAGAGGAAGGGAGACTTCACCCCCATGAGTGGACGCTGGTTTATGTGGCGTAACGATGACGAGTACGCTGCGCGCTCTACGCCGACCCCCTCCACTTTCCTTAAGGTGGAGCAGAAGCCGCAGAGAGTCCGAGTGCAGCTGGACTGGAACGGAGGAGAATTGTCATTCTTTGATGCGGATACTtttggacacatacacactctcaaagACACTTTCAAGGAGAAAGTGTACCCATACTTTAACACAGTCTTTACTTTGAAGGTCCTGCAAGTAGATTCAGGGTGGATGACAGCAGAAGACACGGGGTGGACCCCAATACCGTAA